One window from the genome of Desulfuromonadales bacterium encodes:
- a CDS encoding Na/Pi cotransporter family protein produces the protein MAVFFSQTLIFGVLGGLGLFLFGMKIMSEGLQKIAGDRMRKILSALTSNRIIGTLVGIAVTAIIQSSSATTVMVVGFVNAGLMSLVQAIGVVLGANIGTTVTAQLIAFKVTKFALPAIGIGAGLKLFSPSKRWIYIGEILLGFGLLFYGLNLMEGAFVPLRKSQEFKDFFLLMGDNHLLGVLIGTVLTMIVQSSSATIGITLALASTGLLTFEASVALILGENIGTTITANLAAVGTNLAAKRTALAHFLFNLIGVAYMLILFPVFINIVTAMTPGDPDFVVQTQQQAASLSAAIGDKPYIARHIANTHTLFNIINTIIFLPLVGILAKLTTLLIRGKEEEMEFHLKYIDNRVLNTPPIALGQARAETKRMAQLSLEMIDETVLFLLDGDEKRIKPLEKKEEMVDLLQKEITDFLVALSQKSITPETSKDIASMMHMVNDLERVGDHCQNLWQLGLRKKQQKVAFSETALVEIKELAEKTRDFLAFVISALERRDATIAQKADYMEEAIDQMEAMLRNNHITRLNTGECAVLPGLIFIDMLHNFEKIGDHTHNVSKAIVGAK, from the coding sequence ATGGCAGTCTTTTTTTCTCAGACATTGATTTTCGGCGTATTAGGTGGCCTGGGCCTGTTCCTTTTCGGCATGAAGATCATGTCCGAGGGACTACAGAAGATTGCTGGCGACCGGATGCGCAAGATCCTGTCCGCCCTCACCAGTAACCGCATCATCGGCACCCTGGTCGGCATTGCCGTCACTGCCATCATTCAGTCTTCCAGCGCCACGACCGTCATGGTGGTCGGTTTTGTCAATGCCGGCTTGATGTCCCTGGTTCAGGCCATAGGTGTTGTCCTTGGCGCCAATATCGGCACCACCGTGACCGCCCAGCTCATCGCTTTCAAGGTTACCAAGTTTGCGCTTCCGGCCATCGGCATCGGAGCCGGCCTGAAACTCTTTTCTCCAAGCAAGCGGTGGATCTATATCGGCGAAATTCTTCTCGGCTTCGGTCTCCTTTTTTACGGCCTTAACTTGATGGAGGGTGCGTTCGTCCCGCTCAGAAAGAGTCAGGAGTTCAAGGATTTCTTTCTGCTGATGGGTGACAATCACCTGCTCGGCGTATTGATCGGCACGGTATTGACCATGATCGTCCAGAGCAGCAGTGCCACCATAGGCATCACGCTCGCCCTTGCCTCAACCGGCCTGTTGACCTTTGAGGCAAGCGTGGCCTTGATTCTTGGGGAAAACATCGGAACGACCATCACAGCCAATCTGGCCGCTGTCGGCACCAATCTTGCCGCAAAGCGCACCGCACTGGCGCATTTCCTGTTCAACCTGATCGGCGTGGCTTACATGCTGATCCTGTTTCCCGTCTTTATCAATATTGTTACCGCCATGACCCCTGGCGACCCCGATTTTGTAGTCCAGACCCAGCAGCAGGCAGCCAGCTTGTCTGCCGCTATTGGCGATAAACCCTATATCGCTCGCCACATTGCCAACACTCATACGCTGTTCAACATCATCAACACTATTATTTTTCTTCCACTGGTGGGTATTCTAGCCAAACTGACAACTCTCCTCATCCGAGGTAAAGAGGAAGAGATGGAGTTCCATCTCAAATACATCGACAACCGCGTTCTCAACACCCCACCCATCGCCCTTGGGCAGGCGCGGGCCGAAACCAAGCGCATGGCTCAGCTATCGCTGGAGATGATCGACGAAACCGTCCTCTTCCTGCTGGACGGCGATGAAAAACGGATCAAGCCGCTGGAGAAGAAGGAAGAGATGGTCGATCTGCTGCAGAAGGAGATCACCGACTTCCTTGTAGCACTTTCCCAGAAGTCCATCACCCCTGAAACATCCAAGGACATCGCTTCGATGATGCATATGGTCAACGACCTGGAACGGGTGGGTGATCATTGTCAAAATCTTTGGCAGCTCGGTTTGCGAAAAAAGCAACAAAAGGTTGCATTCTCCGAAACCGCGCTGGTCGAGATCAAGGAATTGGCTGAAAAGACCCGCGATTTCCTGGCCTTCGTCATCTCCGCCCTGGAGCGCCGTGATGCCACGATCGCCCAGAAGGCGGATTATATGGAAGAGGCGATCGACCAGATGGAGGCGATGTTGCGCAACAATCACATCACTCGCCTCAACACCGGTGAGTGCGCTGTGCTGCCGGGGCTGATCTTCATCGACATGCTGCACAACTTTGAAAAGATTGGCGACCACACCCACAATGTTTCCAAGGCCATCGTCGGGGCAAAATAG
- a CDS encoding HU family DNA-binding protein, whose product MNKSELVEALANEKGLTYKKAEEIVNIVFDSMAGELADSGRIEIRGFGSFVVKDYKAYMGRNPKTGEMIKVKPKKLPFFKVGKELRERVNK is encoded by the coding sequence ATGAACAAGTCGGAACTGGTGGAAGCCTTGGCCAACGAGAAAGGCCTGACCTACAAGAAGGCGGAAGAGATCGTCAATATCGTCTTTGACTCAATGGCCGGAGAACTGGCCGATAGCGGACGCATCGAAATCAGGGGTTTTGGCAGCTTTGTGGTAAAGGACTACAAGGCCTATATGGGACGCAATCCCAAGACGGGAGAGATGATCAAGGTGAAGCCCAAAAAACTCCCTTTTTTCAAGGTGGGCAAGGAACTGCGCGAACGGGTCAATAAATAG
- a CDS encoding ACT domain-containing protein produces the protein MKVEQISIFIENKSGRLAEVTHVLGTAGVNIRALSLADTSDFGILRLIVDKTDQAKSALKAGGFTVSKTEVVAVEVPDRPLGLYGILEVLDRGKVNVEYMYAFVERCGGNAVIIFRFDNPEEAIRVLTANGVGVLAGERVYSM, from the coding sequence ATGAAAGTTGAGCAGATTTCTATCTTCATCGAGAACAAATCGGGCCGTCTGGCCGAGGTCACTCACGTCCTCGGCACTGCGGGGGTCAACATTCGCGCCCTGTCACTGGCCGACACCTCCGATTTCGGCATCCTGCGTCTGATCGTCGACAAGACCGATCAGGCCAAGTCGGCCCTCAAGGCGGGCGGCTTCACCGTCAGCAAGACCGAAGTGGTGGCGGTCGAAGTGCCCGACCGGCCCCTTGGTCTTTATGGCATTCTCGAGGTTCTCGACCGCGGCAAGGTCAACGTCGAATACATGTACGCCTTTGTCGAGCGCTGCGGCGGCAATGCCGTCATCATCTTCCGCTTCGACAATCCCGAGGAAGCCATCAGAGTCCTGACTGCCAATGGCGTAGGCGTACTCGCGGGTGAACGCGTCTACAGCATGTAG
- a CDS encoding phenylacetate--CoA ligase, which produces MFWNEEFETLPRAAIESLQLKRLQHVVQKACATVPFYRESFARAKVTPEMIRSLDDLRRIPFTLKQDMRDNYPYGLFAVPLEEIVRIHASSGTTGKPTVVGYTQRDIEMWAELMARSFVAAGAHRGDIIHNAYGYGLFTGGLGAHYGAEKLGASVIPMSGGNTKKQIMIMQDFGSTILTCTPSYSLYLAEAAAEEGIDMSELKLRIGIFGAEPWTEEIRAEIESKLNIKAIDIYGLSEILGPGVAIECVEAQKGLHIWEDHFIPEIIDPATGEVLPPGEQGELVITTITKEGIPMIRYRTRDITRLISEPCICGRTHVRLARMSGRSDDMLIIRGVNVFPSQIESVLMTVEGVEPHYQLIVDREENLDTLEVQVEVNEKTFSDEIKVLQDLSSRIRKEIKDILGITCKVRLVEPKSITRSEGKAKRVIDKRTM; this is translated from the coding sequence ATGTTCTGGAACGAAGAATTCGAAACCCTGCCGCGCGCAGCGATCGAGTCGCTGCAGCTCAAAAGGCTGCAGCATGTCGTACAAAAAGCCTGTGCCACCGTCCCTTTCTACCGGGAAAGCTTTGCCCGCGCCAAGGTGACGCCGGAGATGATCAGGAGTCTCGACGACCTGCGCCGGATCCCCTTCACTCTCAAGCAGGACATGCGGGACAACTATCCCTACGGCCTCTTCGCCGTCCCCCTTGAAGAGATTGTACGTATTCACGCCTCATCCGGAACCACCGGCAAGCCGACTGTCGTCGGTTATACCCAGAGAGACATCGAGATGTGGGCTGAACTGATGGCCCGCTCCTTCGTTGCCGCCGGAGCGCACCGTGGGGACATCATCCACAATGCCTACGGCTACGGCCTGTTCACCGGGGGCCTTGGCGCCCATTACGGAGCGGAGAAACTGGGTGCCTCGGTGATCCCGATGTCGGGAGGCAATACCAAAAAACAGATTATGATCATGCAGGACTTCGGCTCCACAATCCTCACCTGTACCCCCTCCTACAGTCTCTACCTTGCCGAAGCAGCCGCGGAAGAGGGGATCGACATGAGTGAACTCAAGCTTCGCATCGGTATCTTCGGGGCCGAACCATGGACCGAGGAAATCCGCGCGGAAATTGAATCGAAACTCAACATCAAGGCGATTGACATCTACGGCCTCTCGGAAATTCTCGGCCCCGGGGTTGCTATCGAGTGCGTTGAGGCGCAAAAGGGCCTGCACATATGGGAAGACCATTTCATCCCCGAAATCATCGACCCTGCCACCGGCGAGGTCTTGCCTCCAGGCGAGCAGGGCGAGTTGGTCATCACCACCATCACCAAGGAGGGGATCCCGATGATCCGCTACCGGACCCGGGATATTACCCGCCTCATCTCTGAGCCGTGCATCTGCGGTCGCACCCATGTTCGGCTGGCGCGCATGAGCGGTCGCAGCGATGACATGCTGATCATCCGTGGGGTCAATGTCTTCCCCTCGCAAATCGAAAGCGTGCTGATGACTGTCGAGGGGGTCGAGCCGCACTACCAGCTCATTGTCGACCGTGAGGAAAACCTCGACACCCTCGAGGTTCAGGTGGAAGTCAACGAAAAGACCTTTTCCGACGAGATCAAGGTGCTGCAGGACCTCTCTAGTCGTATCCGCAAGGAGATCAAGGATATCCTCGGTATCACCTGCAAGGTCCGGCTGGTCGAACCGAAGAGCATTACCCGCAGCGAGGGCAAGGCGAAACGGGTTATCGACAAGCGGACCATGTAG
- a CDS encoding indolepyruvate oxidoreductase subunit beta, protein MKNKVTNILLAGVGGQGTLLASEVLSEALMLGGYDVKKSEIHGMSQRGGSVTSHVRFGSKVYSPLIPEGEADFLFGFELLETMRCLPMLRTGGTVVVNDLKIMPAPVAMGQEVYPADIPAKIASSFPDTVLVNGMDLAMQAGNVRTVNIALLGALSRRLDLAEQHWHQALTGQVPERFLAENLKAFELGRAV, encoded by the coding sequence ATGAAAAATAAGGTGACCAATATTCTGCTGGCTGGAGTTGGTGGGCAGGGAACGCTGCTGGCGAGCGAAGTTCTTTCCGAAGCGCTGATGCTTGGCGGATATGACGTGAAAAAGAGTGAGATTCACGGGATGTCCCAGCGTGGCGGCAGCGTCACCTCGCACGTCCGCTTCGGCAGCAAGGTTTACTCACCCCTCATTCCGGAAGGCGAGGCCGATTTTCTCTTCGGCTTCGAGTTGCTGGAAACCATGCGCTGCCTGCCGATGCTGCGCACAGGCGGCACGGTGGTGGTCAACGACCTGAAGATCATGCCGGCTCCCGTGGCCATGGGACAGGAAGTCTATCCGGCCGACATCCCGGCGAAGATTGCCAGCAGCTTCCCCGATACGGTTCTCGTCAACGGCATGGATCTGGCCATGCAGGCTGGCAACGTACGGACGGTCAACATCGCCCTGCTGGGGGCACTGTCCCGACGACTCGACCTGGCCGAGCAGCACTGGCACCAAGCCCTGACCGGGCAAGTTCCCGAGCGTTTTCTGGCGGAGAACCTCAAGGCTTTCGAACTGGGCCGTGCCGTCTGA
- a CDS encoding tetratricopeptide repeat protein, whose product MGFWHKLFGGGNSLAQMRLALEQKRWADALNIGASLEQVEAAPEERAELAELLVAAGNGLAELNLSEGQACLRAGDAARAREHFTLAAEQVRSPDLRQRVMAIQADMETSRTSAIPLSATATADCHTGCASPCSTEGGGRVEISADMELDTQTRVELIVASYPEGWAERYLQMCDSFREAFLLAHEGQAEEAFSAFKAVAEEERDDLFYFERGALRARVGETPLASADLERALELNPDHFLAFETLVHLELSAGNDDSAEKRLNRMLSRNFAPAFCHGNLAVVFARRGEKKAALDHGLLAIAEGERSMETLLITASLLEQNGQASEAERVLMCLPGGGCSGGPSLPLAEFWLRHGKNLDKALESFKGALRSEPDNPRWLLRVAQVYLARGWEKEGINLLEKALSAATLEPRLHAEGKALLDAARKQRTP is encoded by the coding sequence ATGGGTTTTTGGCATAAACTGTTCGGAGGTGGCAACTCTTTGGCGCAAATGCGCCTGGCTCTTGAACAAAAACGCTGGGCCGATGCACTGAATATCGGGGCCAGCCTTGAACAGGTCGAGGCCGCACCTGAAGAGAGAGCAGAGTTGGCCGAACTTCTTGTGGCCGCCGGTAACGGACTCGCCGAACTGAACCTGAGCGAAGGGCAAGCCTGTCTGCGCGCGGGGGACGCGGCAAGAGCCAGGGAGCATTTCACCCTGGCAGCCGAGCAGGTGCGCAGCCCCGACCTGAGGCAACGGGTGATGGCGATTCAGGCCGACATGGAAACGTCTCGGACTTCTGCCATACCTTTGTCCGCGACCGCCACAGCCGACTGCCACACGGGTTGCGCATCCCCCTGCAGTACTGAGGGGGGCGGAAGGGTCGAAATTTCTGCCGACATGGAACTTGACACCCAGACCAGAGTCGAACTGATCGTGGCGTCTTACCCGGAGGGATGGGCTGAGCGCTATCTGCAAATGTGCGACTCATTCCGTGAGGCTTTTCTTCTGGCCCATGAGGGACAGGCGGAGGAAGCCTTTAGCGCTTTCAAGGCGGTGGCTGAGGAGGAGAGAGATGATCTTTTCTATTTCGAACGTGGCGCTCTTCGTGCGCGCGTTGGAGAAACGCCTCTGGCCTCTGCCGATCTGGAAAGGGCCCTTGAACTCAACCCCGACCATTTCCTCGCCTTTGAAACACTAGTGCACCTTGAATTGTCCGCAGGCAACGACGATTCCGCAGAAAAACGTCTGAACAGGATGCTTTCGAGGAATTTCGCCCCCGCCTTTTGTCACGGCAATCTGGCGGTCGTTTTTGCCCGGAGGGGAGAGAAGAAAGCTGCGCTGGATCATGGTCTGCTGGCGATTGCCGAGGGTGAAAGGAGCATGGAGACACTGCTGATTACCGCCTCTTTGCTGGAGCAGAACGGGCAAGCGAGCGAGGCCGAAAGGGTGCTGATGTGTCTGCCCGGCGGCGGCTGTTCGGGCGGCCCGAGTCTCCCGCTCGCCGAGTTCTGGCTGCGTCATGGGAAAAACCTCGACAAAGCCCTGGAGTCTTTCAAGGGAGCGCTTCGTTCTGAACCCGATAACCCCCGCTGGCTGCTACGCGTCGCCCAGGTATACCTTGCACGCGGATGGGAGAAGGAAGGAATCAATCTTCTGGAAAAGGCCCTGAGTGCTGCCACGCTCGAACCACGGCTGCACGCCGAGGGAAAAGCTCTATTGGATGCCGCCAGGAAACAGCGAACCCCTTGA
- a CDS encoding helix-turn-helix domain-containing protein encodes MVKKLIGKKLKATRLKNDMTIQELAERSRVSSNMISRIERGLTIPSVEILMKLADSFGMSINYFVEEAERGSTVIHTRKGQGEPIFFFEDKHQITSLTQGIRDPNFAVFYDTLEEGCSSGEGGMVHTGEEFALVLRGRLEFVIEGARYLLEEGDSLTFKASLPHRWTNLHDGQTVVMWVVSPAPNVAQ; translated from the coding sequence ATTGGCAAGAAGCTTAAGGCGACCCGGCTGAAAAACGACATGACTATACAGGAGTTGGCGGAGCGATCGAGAGTCTCCTCCAACATGATCTCCCGCATCGAGCGGGGATTGACGATCCCTTCGGTGGAAATCCTCATGAAACTCGCCGATTCCTTCGGCATGAGCATCAACTATTTCGTGGAGGAGGCGGAAAGGGGTTCAACGGTCATCCATACCCGCAAAGGACAGGGAGAGCCGATCTTTTTCTTCGAGGACAAACACCAGATTACCAGCCTGACCCAAGGCATTCGTGATCCGAATTTTGCCGTATTTTACGATACGCTCGAAGAAGGCTGCAGCAGCGGTGAAGGCGGAATGGTGCATACTGGCGAAGAGTTTGCGCTGGTTCTGCGCGGCCGCTTGGAGTTCGTTATTGAAGGCGCGCGTTATCTTCTCGAAGAGGGAGATTCTCTGACGTTCAAGGCTTCTCTGCCGCACCGCTGGACCAATCTGCACGACGGCCAGACGGTCGTCATGTGGGTCGTCTCCCCAGCTCCCAATGTGGCCCAGTGA
- a CDS encoding XRE family transcriptional regulator, whose amino-acid sequence MKIKKIVGKKLKAIRLKSDMTIQELAERSKVSSNMISRIERGLTIPSVEILMKLAGVFDKSINYFVEEVSTTHEIVFSSPGKRDKTVYDDERNMHTESFTSGLRDPQFMSFFCTVQKGGTSGIQNMYHPGDELIYVLEGTIRVVIAGETHILNRGDSLSFKSHLPHRWDNIGPDDAKVIWTLSPFTII is encoded by the coding sequence ATGAAGATCAAGAAAATCGTAGGTAAAAAGCTCAAGGCGATTCGACTCAAGAGCGATATGACCATCCAGGAACTGGCGGAGCGCTCGAAGGTCTCTTCCAATATGATATCCCGCATTGAACGCGGCTTGACCATCCCTTCGGTGGAAATACTCATGAAGCTGGCCGGGGTCTTCGACAAAAGCATCAACTATTTCGTGGAAGAGGTGAGTACCACCCATGAAATTGTCTTCAGTTCCCCTGGCAAGCGCGACAAAACCGTGTACGACGACGAGCGAAACATGCATACCGAGTCTTTTACTTCTGGCTTACGAGACCCCCAGTTCATGTCGTTTTTCTGTACGGTGCAAAAGGGCGGCACCAGTGGCATCCAGAACATGTACCATCCTGGTGACGAACTGATCTATGTTCTCGAGGGAACGATAAGGGTCGTTATTGCCGGAGAGACGCATATCCTAAACCGGGGCGACAGCCTCTCCTTCAAATCGCACCTGCCGCATCGATGGGACAACATCGGGCCGGACGATGCCAAAGTGATCTGGACCCTTTCCCCGTTCACCATCATCTGA
- a CDS encoding cyclic nucleotide-binding domain-containing protein: MTVFVENMPGESLFLIKQGVVKISRMLAEGDEKTLVILGAEDVFGEMAILDAAPRSATARVAEEACLLSIRRADYEVLCEQNPRLALKLTRNIVRVFSRRIRENDDEYRELLFWSMGKPA, translated from the coding sequence ATGACTGTTTTCGTTGAGAACATGCCCGGAGAATCTCTCTTTCTCATCAAGCAGGGAGTAGTCAAGATTTCGAGAATGCTTGCCGAGGGCGATGAGAAGACTCTGGTCATTCTGGGGGCGGAAGATGTCTTCGGAGAAATGGCGATTCTCGATGCCGCCCCTCGCTCGGCCACCGCACGCGTCGCGGAGGAGGCTTGTCTGCTCAGCATCCGGCGGGCGGATTACGAAGTCCTCTGCGAGCAGAATCCGCGCCTTGCCCTCAAGTTGACGCGCAATATTGTTCGCGTGTTCAGCAGGCGAATCCGGGAAAACGACGATGAATACAGAGAACTGTTGTTCTGGTCCATGGGGAAACCGGCCTGA
- the iorA gene encoding indolepyruvate ferredoxin oxidoreductase subunit alpha, with amino-acid sequence MKKTILSGNEAIARGAFEAGVKVASAYPGTPSTEILENVANYPGIDAAWAPNEKVALEVGIGACFGGARALVTMKHVGLNVAADPLFTLSYIGVRGGLVLVVADDPEMHSSQDEQDSRNYAKFAKVPMLEPGDSEEARAFTRLAYEISEKFDTPVLVRTTTRISHGKSIVFPAEPVQGLPEPNLVRDPAKFVMLPANARRRHPLVEKRMLDLAQWSCEQPFNRIEEGKGEVGVITAGISYQYAKEILPDAHILKLGMVHPLPKDLIRSFAARCSTLYVIEELDPFLEEQIQAMGIRVIGKELFPICGELTPGRVQASLEGRETVLSQSTEASLPNRPPNMCPGCSHRGVFYELKRLGAFVTGDIGCYTLAALPPLSAMDSCVCMGAGISNATGLSKVLPPEQRQKVVGVMGDSTFLHTGINSLMDMVYAQAQATVVILDNRTTGMTGRQDNPGTGHSLTGAAAPAVDIETICRALGVRDIQVIDPYDLELTRQTLKDAMARPEPSVVIARRTCMLERRGAAERKLPLFVDADKCVSCKACLKLGCPAIEWNAEAGDKGKAVVNQLLCVGCGVCQQLCKFDALGVHNEK; translated from the coding sequence ATGAAAAAAACCATACTCTCCGGCAACGAAGCCATTGCTCGCGGCGCTTTTGAGGCGGGCGTCAAGGTCGCCTCAGCCTATCCGGGAACCCCCAGTACGGAAATCCTCGAAAACGTCGCCAATTATCCCGGCATAGATGCCGCCTGGGCTCCAAACGAGAAAGTAGCCCTGGAAGTCGGTATCGGCGCCTGTTTTGGCGGCGCTAGGGCACTGGTGACCATGAAACATGTCGGCCTCAATGTTGCTGCCGACCCCCTTTTCACCCTCTCTTATATCGGCGTCCGGGGAGGTCTGGTCCTGGTGGTCGCCGACGACCCTGAAATGCACTCCTCACAAGATGAGCAGGACAGCCGCAATTACGCCAAATTTGCCAAGGTCCCGATGCTCGAGCCGGGCGACAGCGAAGAAGCCCGCGCCTTCACCCGCCTTGCTTACGAGATCAGCGAGAAATTCGACACGCCCGTCCTGGTGCGCACCACCACCCGTATTTCGCACGGCAAATCCATCGTCTTTCCCGCCGAACCGGTGCAAGGACTTCCCGAGCCGAATCTGGTTCGTGATCCGGCCAAGTTCGTCATGTTGCCGGCCAACGCCCGCCGGCGTCATCCGTTGGTGGAAAAGAGGATGCTCGATCTGGCCCAGTGGTCCTGCGAACAGCCGTTCAACCGCATCGAGGAAGGGAAGGGCGAGGTAGGCGTCATCACCGCCGGCATTTCCTATCAGTACGCCAAGGAGATCCTTCCCGACGCGCACATCCTCAAGCTCGGAATGGTGCATCCGCTGCCCAAAGACCTGATTCGCAGCTTCGCGGCGCGCTGCTCGACGCTCTATGTCATCGAGGAGCTTGATCCTTTTCTGGAAGAGCAGATTCAGGCCATGGGCATACGGGTCATTGGCAAGGAACTTTTCCCCATCTGCGGCGAACTGACCCCAGGAAGGGTGCAGGCTTCCCTTGAAGGGCGGGAAACAGTACTTTCCCAAAGCACCGAGGCGTCGCTTCCCAACCGTCCGCCCAACATGTGCCCGGGCTGTTCGCACCGGGGTGTTTTTTACGAACTCAAGCGTCTCGGTGCCTTTGTAACCGGCGATATCGGCTGCTACACGTTGGCTGCCCTGCCGCCATTGTCGGCCATGGACTCCTGCGTCTGCATGGGAGCCGGCATCAGCAACGCCACCGGCCTGAGCAAGGTGCTGCCGCCCGAGCAGAGGCAGAAGGTTGTCGGCGTCATGGGCGATTCCACCTTTCTGCATACCGGCATCAACAGCCTGATGGACATGGTGTACGCTCAGGCGCAGGCTACCGTAGTAATCCTCGATAACCGAACCACCGGCATGACTGGACGTCAGGACAATCCTGGAACCGGCCACAGCCTGACAGGAGCCGCAGCGCCGGCTGTCGATATCGAGACGATCTGTCGCGCACTTGGGGTTCGTGACATTCAGGTAATTGACCCCTACGATCTGGAACTCACCCGGCAGACGCTCAAGGACGCAATGGCAAGGCCGGAACCATCTGTCGTGATTGCCCGCCGTACCTGCATGCTGGAGCGACGCGGTGCCGCCGAACGCAAACTCCCCCTGTTTGTCGATGCCGACAAGTGTGTTTCCTGCAAGGCTTGTCTCAAGCTCGGCTGTCCTGCCATCGAGTGGAATGCCGAGGCCGGCGACAAGGGGAAGGCGGTTGTCAACCAGTTGCTCTGCGTCGGTTGTGGCGTCTGCCAGCAACTCTGCAAATTTGATGCGCTTGGAGTCCACAATGAAAAATAA